From a single Gloeocapsa sp. PCC 73106 genomic region:
- the hpnH gene encoding adenosyl-hopene transferase HpnH: MAVQWEQALAVGSYIIKQRLQGRKRYPLVLMLEPLFRCNLACSGCGKIQHPAHILKQHLTPEQCFTAVEECGAPVVSIPGGEPLLHPQMDEIVKGLVARKKFVYLCTNGLLLERSLAKFEPSPYLTFSVHLDGLQQWHDQCVDRQGVFDIAVKAIRAAKAKGFRVTTNTTVFSGVDPQQMQEFFDFLQSLGTDGIMISPGYSYEWAPDQEHFLNREQTKALFREILKPWKNGQKKWNFNHNPLFLDFLLGEREYECTPWGSPSYSVLGWQKPCYLLNEGHYASFKELLEQTNWGNYGQTSGNPKCADCMVHCGYEPTAAVDAIQPANMGRALTSLFS; the protein is encoded by the coding sequence ATGGCGGTTCAATGGGAACAAGCTCTAGCAGTTGGGAGCTACATTATTAAACAAAGACTCCAAGGACGCAAACGCTATCCCTTGGTATTGATGTTAGAGCCTTTATTTCGTTGTAATTTGGCTTGTTCTGGTTGTGGCAAAATTCAACACCCAGCACACATACTTAAACAGCATCTGACACCAGAGCAGTGTTTTACAGCGGTAGAAGAATGCGGCGCACCGGTGGTATCTATTCCTGGAGGAGAACCTTTACTCCATCCCCAGATGGACGAAATTGTCAAAGGACTCGTAGCGCGGAAAAAGTTTGTTTATCTGTGTACTAATGGTCTACTTTTAGAAAGGAGCTTAGCTAAGTTTGAACCTTCTCCCTATTTAACTTTTAGCGTTCACTTAGATGGGTTACAGCAATGGCACGATCAGTGTGTTGATCGCCAGGGGGTATTTGACATCGCAGTTAAAGCGATTCGAGCAGCCAAAGCTAAGGGTTTTCGCGTCACCACCAATACGACGGTATTTTCTGGGGTAGATCCTCAACAAATGCAGGAATTTTTTGATTTTCTGCAAAGCTTGGGTACTGACGGAATAATGATCTCTCCCGGTTATAGCTACGAATGGGCGCCTGATCAGGAACATTTTTTAAATCGAGAACAAACTAAAGCTTTATTCAGAGAAATTCTCAAACCTTGGAAAAATGGACAAAAAAAATGGAATTTTAACCACAATCCTCTGTTTTTAGATTTTCTGCTAGGGGAAAGAGAATACGAGTGCACTCCCTGGGGAAGTCCCAGTTATAGTGTCTTAGGCTGGCAAAAACCTTGTTATTTGCTCAATGAAGGTCATTATGCTAGCTTCAAAGAGTTACTAGAACAGACTAATTGGGGTAACTATGGACAAACTTCAGGTAATCCCAAATGTGCCGATTGTATGGTGCACTGTGGTTATGAACCCACT